The Enterobacter huaxiensis sequence GATAGCCGTTTTTCAGCTTCGACAGCACGCGCCACTGCTGATCGGTTTTGATTTCACCCCAGGCCACCTGGTCCGCCGGGAAGCCTTCGTAATACTGCAGGGTAAAGGCATCCACCAGCGAGTTACCCACCTTCAGCGGCCCGGATACGCCAGGCTCTTTTTCATAGTCAGCGCTGAAGGTGTCTTTCGCCTCCGTCAGGGAGCAGACTTTTTTCTCCTTACATGACGGGGACTCGGCGTAATTCGTCAGCTGTTCCAGCAGCCTGTAGCTCTCGTCCAGCTGCATTTTCTGCCGTTCTGCCTCCATCGCCTTCAGCGCTTTATCGCGGAATTCCGGCGAATTGTCGGTGATCACCGGGTTGAAGGTGGGGTCCATGGTGCCCATTTTTTCCTGGTGATGGACGGGAATATCGCACCCCGGGAACGCGCCGGTGATAAAGAACTGCGCGGTGGCGACGGTACGCTGCAGGCTATTGGCGTAGGCGTAGACGCTGTCCGCTGGCGGGCATTCGCCGGTGGTCACCATTCCCTGCTGCGCCAGCCACTCGCGCATATAGTGGCCCATATAGACCTCCAGCACGCCGCCTTTGGTCGTGAGCTGACCACCCGGCACCTCCCACTCCGGCCACTGCTTCGGCGTGGACTGCTCCAGCACGCTGCCGTTGTTGGCGAGCGGCGCGCGCAGGTTATGTCGGCTCATGATCAAGACCTGTTCCAGCT is a genomic window containing:
- the agp gene encoding bifunctional glucose-1-phosphatase/inositol phosphatase — protein: MRKALLAVAVAGSLSLTFGAQAQDTPDGYQLEQVLIMSRHNLRAPLANNGSVLEQSTPKQWPEWEVPGGQLTTKGGVLEVYMGHYMREWLAQQGMVTTGECPPADSVYAYANSLQRTVATAQFFITGAFPGCDIPVHHQEKMGTMDPTFNPVITDNSPEFRDKALKAMEAERQKMQLDESYRLLEQLTNYAESPSCKEKKVCSLTEAKDTFSADYEKEPGVSGPLKVGNSLVDAFTLQYYEGFPADQVAWGEIKTDQQWRVLSKLKNGYQDSLFTSTDVAQNVAKPLVKYIDKALVTEQAKAPKITLLAGHDSNIASLLTALDFKPYQLHDQQERTPIGGKIVFQRWHDKNASRELMKIEYVYQSSEQLRNASVLSLASPAQRVTLELKGCPIDANGFCPIDKFNAVMNDAAK